A region from the Spirochaeta thermophila DSM 6192 genome encodes:
- a CDS encoding carbohydrate ABC transporter permease, which produces MRAEYALRQKAAARIALYLVLVVGAVFFLVPVYVLLATSLKSFTEVNIQNMWSLPRTVSLEGFAKALEKLGPNFVNSVLLTVPATILSAFLGSINGYIFAKWRFPGANLLFAFVLFGMFIPYQSILIPLVQFLSRIRLYGTLPGLILTHVVYGIPITTLIFRNYYTEIPGSLIEAAQIDGLGLFRIYRHILLPLSAPAFVVVVIWQMTSIWNEFLFAVTITQNPRVQPITVALQNLAGSQIVEWNVQMAGALLAALPPLLVYLLLGKYFIRGLLAGSVKQ; this is translated from the coding sequence ATGAGGGCGGAGTACGCGCTCCGGCAGAAGGCGGCGGCGAGGATCGCCCTCTACCTGGTGCTCGTGGTGGGAGCCGTCTTCTTCCTCGTACCGGTGTACGTCCTCCTCGCCACGAGCCTCAAGTCCTTCACGGAGGTGAACATCCAGAACATGTGGTCGCTCCCCCGTACCGTGTCGCTCGAGGGGTTCGCCAAGGCCCTCGAGAAACTGGGGCCGAATTTCGTGAACAGCGTGCTCCTCACGGTGCCGGCGACCATCCTGAGCGCCTTCCTGGGGTCGATCAACGGGTACATCTTCGCCAAGTGGCGGTTCCCGGGGGCGAACCTGCTCTTCGCCTTCGTGCTCTTCGGGATGTTCATCCCCTATCAGAGCATCCTTATCCCCCTGGTGCAGTTCCTCAGCAGGATACGGCTCTACGGCACCCTGCCGGGACTCATCCTCACCCATGTGGTCTATGGGATCCCCATCACCACCCTCATCTTCCGCAACTACTACACCGAGATACCGGGGTCGCTCATAGAGGCGGCTCAGATCGACGGCCTGGGGCTCTTCAGGATCTACCGGCACATCCTCCTCCCGCTCTCGGCCCCGGCCTTCGTCGTGGTGGTGATCTGGCAGATGACGAGTATCTGGAACGAGTTCCTCTTCGCGGTGACCATCACCCAGAACCCTCGGGTGCAGCCCATCACCGTGGCCCTCCAGAACCTGGCGGGCAGCCAGATCGTCGAGTGGAATGTCCAGATGGCGGGCGCGCTCCTCGCCGCCCTCCCGCCGCTCCTCGTGTACCTGCTCCTGGGAAAGTACTTCATAAGGGGCCTCCTCGCAGGATCGGTGAAGCAGTGA
- a CDS encoding carbohydrate ABC transporter permease produces the protein MLYQRRELLKAAAVVLPSIIAVGIFVYGFIIWSFRVSVSAWDGILPNFTYVGFKNYIETFQTQRFQTDLWNTLFFTIFFLGLTVTTGLALALLLERSVKGEDVFRTIYLFPMAISFVVTGVAWRWIFNPTVGLNALLQKLGIPVTWGWYTDPSTVGPFHVALIPLIIAASWQFSGYTMAMYLAALRGIPEDVIEASMIDGATYFQRLTLVILPLLKPITLSALIVLGHISLKIFDLVYVMTGKGPAFATDFPGIFMFETTFRGNHYAQGAVISMVMLFLVAVVIVPYLVSVFREGRRA, from the coding sequence ATGCTGTATCAGCGAAGGGAACTGCTGAAGGCCGCTGCGGTCGTGCTTCCCTCGATCATCGCCGTGGGCATCTTCGTCTACGGATTCATCATCTGGTCGTTCAGGGTCTCGGTCTCCGCATGGGATGGGATCCTCCCCAACTTCACCTACGTGGGGTTCAAGAACTACATTGAAACCTTCCAGACCCAGCGGTTCCAGACCGATCTCTGGAACACCCTCTTCTTCACCATCTTCTTTCTCGGCCTCACCGTCACCACTGGACTCGCCCTCGCCCTGCTTTTGGAGCGGTCGGTGAAGGGGGAGGATGTCTTCAGGACGATCTACCTCTTCCCCATGGCGATAAGCTTCGTGGTCACGGGTGTCGCGTGGAGGTGGATCTTCAACCCCACGGTGGGCCTCAACGCCCTGTTGCAGAAGCTGGGTATCCCCGTGACCTGGGGGTGGTACACCGATCCGTCGACCGTGGGGCCTTTCCACGTGGCGCTCATCCCCCTCATCATCGCCGCCTCGTGGCAGTTCTCCGGCTACACCATGGCCATGTACCTCGCCGCCCTCAGGGGGATCCCCGAGGATGTCATCGAGGCGAGCATGATCGACGGGGCCACCTACTTCCAGAGGCTCACGCTCGTGATCCTTCCCCTCCTCAAGCCCATCACCCTCTCCGCACTCATCGTGCTGGGGCACATCTCTCTCAAGATCTTCGACCTGGTCTACGTGATGACCGGCAAGGGGCCGGCATTCGCCACGGATTTCCCGGGCATCTTCATGTTCGAGACCACCTTCAGGGGCAACCACTACGCCCAGGGTGCGGTCATCTCCATGGTGATGCTCTTTCTCGTGGCGGTGGTGATCGTCCCCTACCTGGTGTCGGTCTTCAGGGAAGGGAGGCGCGCATGA